Proteins found in one Litorihabitans aurantiacus genomic segment:
- a CDS encoding ABC transporter ATP-binding protein — protein sequence MTDLATTPAPTSTSRLAADGVSLAYDRRLVSSGLTVAVPDDSFTVIVGPNACGKSTLLRALARLLRPTAGAVVLDGRSIAQYKAKEAARIIGLLPQTSTAPDGITVADLVARGRYPHQGLIRQWTLADQRAVEQAMVSTNVAELRQRHVDELSGGQRQRVWAAMALAQETPILLLDEPTTYLDIAHQIELLDLFADLHEAGSTLVAVLHDLNHAARYATHLIAMRAGEVVAQGAPSDVVTSDMVREVFGLECQVVEDPATGTPLVVPESRAARATAPRPR from the coding sequence GTGACCGACCTCGCGACCACCCCCGCACCCACGTCGACGTCGCGGCTCGCCGCCGACGGCGTCAGCCTCGCCTACGACCGGCGCCTCGTCTCGTCCGGCCTGACCGTCGCCGTGCCCGACGACTCCTTCACGGTCATCGTCGGACCGAACGCGTGCGGCAAGTCGACCCTGCTGCGGGCGCTGGCGCGGCTGCTGCGGCCGACGGCGGGCGCCGTCGTGCTCGACGGCCGCTCGATCGCCCAGTACAAGGCGAAGGAGGCGGCGCGCATCATCGGGCTGCTGCCGCAGACCTCCACCGCGCCGGACGGCATCACCGTGGCCGACCTCGTGGCGCGCGGCCGCTACCCGCACCAGGGCCTCATCCGGCAGTGGACGCTCGCCGACCAGCGCGCCGTGGAGCAGGCGATGGTCTCCACGAACGTCGCGGAGCTGCGGCAGCGGCACGTCGACGAGCTGTCCGGCGGCCAGCGGCAGCGGGTCTGGGCGGCGATGGCGCTGGCGCAGGAGACGCCGATCCTGCTGCTGGACGAGCCGACCACCTACCTCGACATCGCGCACCAGATCGAGCTGCTCGACCTGTTCGCCGACCTGCACGAGGCCGGCAGCACCCTGGTCGCCGTGCTGCACGACCTCAACCACGCCGCCCGCTACGCCACCCACCTCATCGCGATGCGCGCCGGCGAGGTGGTGGCGCAGGGCGCGCCGAGCGACGTCGTGACCTCGGACATGGTGCGCGAGGTGTTCGGGCTGGAGTGCCAGGTGGTCGAGGACCCCGCCACCGGGACGCCGCTGGTGGTGCCGGAGTCGCGCGCGGCGCGCGCGACCGCTCCGCGCCCTCGCTGA